One Streptomyces lincolnensis genomic region harbors:
- a CDS encoding TerD family protein, with translation MGVSLSKGGNVSLSKEAPGLTAVIVGLGWDIRTTTGTDFDLDASALLTNAEGKVSSDANFVFFNNLKSADGSVEHTGDNLTGEGEGDDEQIKINLAGVPADVEKIVFPVSIYDAENRQQSFGQVRNAFIRVVNQAGGAEIARYDLSEDASTETAMVFGELYRHGAEWKFRAIGQGYASGLRGIAQDFGVNV, from the coding sequence GTGGGAGTCAGCCTCAGCAAGGGCGGCAACGTATCACTGAGCAAGGAGGCGCCGGGACTGACCGCGGTCATCGTCGGTCTGGGGTGGGACATCCGCACCACCACCGGCACGGACTTCGACCTCGACGCCAGCGCACTGCTGACGAACGCCGAGGGCAAGGTCAGCAGCGACGCGAACTTCGTGTTCTTCAACAACCTCAAGAGCGCCGACGGCTCGGTCGAGCACACCGGTGACAACCTCACCGGTGAGGGCGAGGGTGACGACGAGCAGATCAAGATCAACCTCGCAGGCGTCCCGGCCGACGTCGAGAAGATCGTCTTCCCGGTCTCGATCTACGACGCCGAGAACCGCCAGCAGTCCTTCGGCCAGGTCCGCAACGCGTTCATCCGCGTCGTGAACCAGGCCGGCGGCGCCGAGATCGCGCGCTACGACCTCTCCGAGGACGCCTCCACCGAGACCGCGATGGTCTTCGGTGAGCTCTACCGGCACGGCGCGGAGTGGAAGTTCCGCGCCATCGGCCAGGGTTACGCCTCCGGCCTGCGCGGCATCGCCCAGGACTTCGGCGTGAACGTCTGA
- a CDS encoding DUF3052 domain-containing protein codes for MSATADHAEERTSPAVRLGFQPEQVVQEIGYDDDVDQELREAIEEVIGSDLVDEDYDDVADAVVLWFRDEDGDLTDALVDATTYIEEGGSILLLTPKTGRDGYVEPSDISEAATTAGLSASKSVSVGKDWSGSRLVTPKAAKTKK; via the coding sequence GTGAGCGCGACCGCGGACCACGCGGAGGAGCGGACGAGCCCTGCCGTCAGGCTGGGGTTCCAGCCCGAGCAGGTGGTCCAGGAGATCGGCTACGACGACGACGTAGACCAGGAACTCCGCGAGGCCATTGAAGAAGTCATCGGCAGCGACCTCGTGGACGAGGATTACGACGACGTAGCGGATGCCGTGGTGCTGTGGTTCCGCGACGAGGACGGCGACCTGACGGATGCGCTGGTGGATGCCACCACGTACATCGAAGAAGGCGGTTCGATCCTGCTGCTGACGCCCAAGACCGGGCGTGACGGCTACGTGGAGCCGAGCGACATCTCCGAAGCCGCGACGACGGCCGGCCTCTCCGCGTCCAAGAGCGTCAGCGTCGGCAAGGACTGGAGCGGCAGCAGGCTGGTGACGCCCAAGGCCGCCAAGACCAAGAAGTAG
- a CDS encoding TerD family protein, with product MTHAMLKGSNVPLRTTTVRAVLRWAPGQGVPVVDASALLLGPDGRVRSDEDFVFYNQPRHPSGKVWLLGKKRMAEGPTDTIQTDLAGVEADVSQILLVASADGASFDRVQGLRILLYDATVAEGEPLAYFDIKPETGQETALICGELYRRGEGWKFRALGEGYLNGLQGLATDYGISVDESEGLDSPAAPDGLATTVVPPSPATQQASEISQPLPPEQPTVVPAQPAYGYPQQPAAATAQPAYGYPPAVSTLPDPDFRLPPQGPQFIGR from the coding sequence ATGACGCACGCGATGCTGAAGGGGTCGAACGTCCCGCTCAGGACCACCACGGTACGCGCCGTGCTGCGCTGGGCGCCCGGGCAGGGGGTCCCGGTCGTCGACGCCTCGGCACTGCTCCTCGGCCCCGACGGTCGTGTGCGATCCGACGAGGACTTCGTCTTCTACAACCAGCCCCGGCACCCTTCCGGGAAGGTCTGGCTCCTCGGCAAGAAGCGAATGGCCGAGGGTCCCACCGACACGATCCAGACAGATCTGGCCGGTGTCGAGGCCGACGTCAGCCAGATTCTTCTGGTCGCGTCGGCGGACGGCGCCTCGTTCGACCGGGTCCAGGGTCTGCGCATTCTGCTGTACGACGCCACGGTCGCCGAGGGCGAGCCGCTGGCCTACTTCGACATCAAGCCGGAGACCGGTCAGGAGACCGCCCTGATCTGCGGCGAGCTGTACCGCCGCGGTGAGGGCTGGAAGTTCCGCGCGCTGGGCGAGGGCTATCTGAACGGCCTCCAGGGTCTGGCGACCGACTACGGCATCTCGGTGGACGAGTCGGAGGGCCTGGACTCCCCGGCCGCTCCCGACGGGCTCGCGACGACCGTCGTCCCGCCGTCCCCCGCCACTCAGCAGGCCTCGGAGATCTCCCAGCCCCTCCCTCCGGAACAGCCGACGGTCGTCCCCGCCCAGCCGGCCTACGGCTACCCCCAGCAGCCCGCCGCGGCGACGGCCCAGCCGGCTTACGGCTACCCGCCGGCGGTCTCAACCCTCCCGGACCCGGACTTCCGGCTGCCCCCGCAGGGCCCCCAGTTCATCGGACGGTAG
- a CDS encoding TerD family protein, translating into MGFFDGLWRGRETDFDSGNAATNAIELTKRHSQVSLTKQGAATGHLRINLAWRMRTSDLGGSQRESLLRHPFKALKPPEVLGHSQSMVNVDLDLGCLYELADGTKGVVQPLGGFLGDTNEAPYVKLSGDDRFGSASGETMYVNLDHKDAIKRLLVFVYIYDQTPAFDRTHAIVTLYPSNGPRIEIHLDERHPQARSCAVVMIENVKGELVVRREVRFVYGFQGELDRLYGWGLQWGRGYKAKAER; encoded by the coding sequence ATGGGCTTCTTCGACGGACTCTGGCGCGGCCGCGAGACCGACTTCGACTCGGGAAACGCCGCCACCAACGCCATCGAACTGACCAAACGGCACAGCCAGGTCTCCCTCACCAAACAGGGCGCGGCCACCGGGCATCTGCGCATCAACCTGGCCTGGCGGATGCGGACCTCCGACCTGGGCGGGTCCCAGCGGGAGAGCCTGCTGCGGCACCCCTTCAAGGCGCTCAAACCGCCCGAGGTCCTCGGGCACAGCCAGAGCATGGTCAACGTCGACCTCGACCTGGGCTGCCTGTACGAACTGGCCGACGGCACGAAGGGCGTCGTACAGCCGCTGGGCGGGTTCCTCGGGGACACCAACGAGGCGCCGTACGTGAAGCTCAGCGGGGACGACCGGTTCGGGTCGGCGTCCGGGGAGACGATGTACGTCAACCTCGACCACAAGGACGCCATCAAGCGGCTGCTGGTGTTCGTGTACATCTACGACCAGACGCCGGCGTTCGACCGTACGCACGCCATCGTCACGCTGTACCCGAGCAACGGACCGCGGATCGAGATACATCTCGACGAACGGCATCCGCAGGCGCGGTCCTGCGCGGTGGTGATGATCGAGAACGTGAAGGGTGAGCTGGTCGTCCGGCGCGAGGTGCGCTTCGTGTACGGGTTCCAGGGGGAACTGGACCGCTTGTACGGGTGGGGGTTGCAGTGGGGGCGGGGCTACAAGGCGAAGGCCGAGCGCTGA
- a CDS encoding TerD family protein, translating to MGVTLAKGGNVSLSKAAPNLTQVMIGLGWDARSTTGADFDLDASALMCTSGRVMGDEWFIFYNQLKSPDGSVEHTGDNLTGEGDGDDESLLIDLSKVPPQCDKIIFPVSIHMADERGQTFGQVSNAFIRVVNQADGQELARYDLSEDASTETAMIFGEVYRHQGEWKFRAVGQGYASGLRGIALDFGVNVS from the coding sequence ATGGGCGTCACGCTCGCCAAGGGAGGCAACGTCTCCCTGTCCAAGGCCGCACCCAATCTCACCCAGGTGATGATCGGGCTCGGCTGGGACGCTCGATCCACCACCGGAGCCGACTTCGACCTCGACGCCAGCGCACTGATGTGCACGAGCGGACGGGTGATGGGGGACGAGTGGTTCATCTTCTACAACCAGCTCAAGAGTCCGGACGGCTCGGTCGAGCACACCGGTGACAACCTCACCGGTGAGGGCGACGGCGACGACGAATCGCTGCTGATCGACCTCTCCAAGGTGCCGCCACAGTGCGACAAGATCATCTTTCCCGTCTCCATCCACATGGCCGACGAGCGCGGCCAGACCTTCGGCCAGGTCAGCAACGCCTTCATCCGCGTGGTCAACCAGGCCGACGGCCAGGAACTCGCCCGGTACGACCTCTCCGAGGACGCTTCCACCGAGACCGCGATGATCTTCGGCGAGGTCTATCGCCATCAGGGCGAGTGGAAGTTCAGGGCGGTCGGCCAGGGGTACGCGTCGGGGCTGCGGGGCATCGCTCTAGACTTCGGAGTCAATGTTTCGTAA
- a CDS encoding DUF475 domain-containing protein yields MVLKTFGWSFAVTALGLVAAVFYGGWTAFGVVAILSVLEISLSFDNAVVNAGILKKMSAFWQKIFLTIGILIAVFGMRLVFPVVIVAVSASMGPIEAVDLALTDKDRYQQLVTDAHPSIAAFGGMFLLMIFLDFIFEDRDIKWLGWLERPLAKLGKIDMLSVCIALIVLMISAMTFATHAHQHGGTHADKAETVLLSGIAGLITYMIVGGLSGFFEDKLEEEEEREHEAEEKAEREGKPKSAVVMVGKAAFFMFLYLEVLDASFSFDGVIGAFAITNDIVLMALGLGIGAMYVRSLTVYLVRQGTLDEYVYLEHGAHYAIGALAMILLVTIQYEIHELITGSIGVILIAWSFWSSVRRNKAIAAAEGKAAGSDDKTEVSSGV; encoded by the coding sequence GTGGTTCTGAAAACCTTCGGCTGGTCGTTCGCGGTCACCGCGCTCGGCCTCGTCGCGGCGGTCTTCTACGGGGGGTGGACCGCCTTCGGTGTCGTGGCGATCCTTTCCGTCCTCGAGATCTCCCTCTCGTTCGACAACGCGGTGGTCAACGCCGGGATCCTGAAGAAGATGAGTGCCTTCTGGCAGAAGATCTTCCTCACGATCGGCATCCTCATCGCGGTCTTCGGCATGCGACTGGTCTTCCCCGTCGTCATCGTGGCGGTCAGCGCCTCGATGGGGCCGATCGAGGCCGTCGACCTCGCCCTCACCGACAAGGACCGCTACCAGCAGCTGGTGACGGACGCCCACCCGTCGATCGCCGCCTTCGGCGGTATGTTCCTGCTGATGATCTTCCTCGACTTCATCTTCGAGGACCGGGACATCAAGTGGCTCGGCTGGCTGGAGCGGCCGCTCGCCAAGCTCGGCAAGATCGACATGCTGTCGGTCTGCATCGCCCTGATCGTGCTGATGATCTCCGCGATGACCTTCGCCACCCACGCCCACCAGCACGGCGGCACCCACGCCGACAAGGCGGAGACGGTCCTGCTCTCCGGTATCGCGGGCCTGATCACCTACATGATCGTGGGCGGTCTCTCCGGCTTCTTCGAGGACAAGCTCGAAGAGGAGGAGGAGCGCGAGCACGAGGCCGAGGAGAAGGCCGAGCGCGAGGGCAAGCCCAAGTCGGCGGTCGTCATGGTCGGCAAGGCCGCGTTCTTCATGTTCCTCTACCTGGAGGTCCTGGACGCGTCGTTCTCCTTCGACGGCGTCATCGGCGCCTTCGCCATCACCAACGACATCGTCCTGATGGCGCTGGGCCTCGGCATCGGCGCCATGTACGTCCGGTCGCTGACCGTCTACCTGGTCCGCCAGGGCACCCTCGACGAGTACGTCTACCTGGAGCACGGCGCGCACTACGCGATCGGCGCCCTCGCCATGATCCTGCTGGTCACCATCCAGTACGAGATCCACGAGCTCATCACCGGCTCGATCGGCGTGATCCTGATCGCCTGGTCCTTCTGGTCCTCCGTCCGCCGCAACAAGGCGATCGCGGCCGCAGAGGGAAAAGCGGCGGGCTCGGACGACAAGACTGAGGTCTCGTCCGGGGTGTGA
- a CDS encoding peroxiredoxin — protein MAIQVGDKAPDFELKDNHGATVKLSDFRGSKNVVLLFYPFAFTGVCTGELCALRDNLPRFSDRDTQLLAVSNDSIHTLRVFAEQEGLDYPLLSDFWPHGEASRAYGVFAEDKGCAVRGTFVIDKEGVVRWTVVNALPDARDLNDYVKALDTL, from the coding sequence ATGGCGATCCAGGTCGGCGACAAGGCCCCCGACTTCGAGCTCAAGGACAACCACGGCGCGACCGTCAAGCTCTCCGACTTCCGCGGAAGCAAGAACGTCGTGCTGCTCTTCTACCCCTTCGCCTTCACCGGTGTGTGCACCGGCGAGCTGTGCGCGCTGCGCGACAACCTCCCGCGGTTCTCCGACCGGGACACCCAGCTGCTCGCCGTCTCCAACGACTCCATCCACACCCTGCGCGTCTTCGCCGAGCAGGAGGGCCTGGACTATCCGCTGCTCAGCGACTTCTGGCCGCACGGCGAGGCCTCCCGCGCCTACGGCGTCTTCGCCGAGGACAAGGGCTGCGCGGTGCGCGGCACCTTCGTCATCGACAAGGAGGGCGTGGTCCGCTGGACCGTCGTCAACGCCCTGCCCGACGCCCGTGACCTGAACGACTACGTCAAGGCCCTCGACACCCTCTGA
- a CDS encoding HpcH/HpaI aldolase/citrate lyase family protein: MRHFGHIAPEVRQRLFHQQPCEFTADSPARLLSAALGATLYSPATRPRLADDIVKQTGRGVVSMVLCLEDSIGDEDVAEAEENLVRQFRDLATRAGTDLPLLFIRVRSPRQIPDLVRRLGPAVRLLSGFVLPKFTEERGISFLEALSGAEAASGRRLFAMPVLESPELMYRESRVETLEGIARAVDKYRDRVLALRLGVTDFCSSYGLRRAPDMTAWDVQIVASVIADVVNMLGRADGTGFTVTGPVWEYFRVQERMFKPQLRRSPFLEGQAEELREALIEHAMDGLLREISLDQANGLLGKTCIHPSHVLPVHALSVVSHEEFSDAQDILRPERGGGGVLRSQYTNKMNEVKPHRAWAERTLLRAEVFGVANEDIGFVELLAAGIPG; this comes from the coding sequence ATGCGTCATTTCGGGCACATCGCCCCTGAGGTGCGGCAGCGCCTGTTCCACCAGCAGCCCTGCGAGTTCACCGCCGACTCCCCGGCCCGGCTGCTCTCCGCGGCCCTCGGCGCCACGCTCTACAGTCCGGCCACCCGGCCCCGGCTCGCCGACGACATCGTCAAGCAGACCGGACGCGGCGTGGTCTCGATGGTGCTGTGCCTGGAGGACTCGATCGGCGACGAGGACGTCGCGGAGGCCGAGGAGAACCTCGTACGGCAGTTCAGGGACCTCGCCACACGCGCGGGCACCGATCTCCCGCTGCTGTTCATCCGGGTCCGCTCCCCCCGGCAGATCCCCGACCTCGTCCGCCGGCTCGGCCCCGCCGTCCGGCTGCTGTCCGGATTCGTGCTGCCGAAGTTCACCGAAGAGCGCGGCATCTCCTTCCTGGAGGCCCTCTCCGGCGCCGAGGCGGCGAGCGGACGCCGGCTGTTCGCCATGCCCGTGCTGGAGTCGCCCGAGCTGATGTACCGCGAGTCCCGGGTGGAGACCCTGGAGGGCATCGCCCGCGCCGTCGACAAGTACCGCGACCGCGTGCTGGCCCTCCGCCTCGGCGTGACCGACTTCTGCTCCTCCTACGGCCTGCGCCGCGCCCCCGACATGACCGCCTGGGACGTCCAGATCGTCGCCTCGGTCATCGCCGACGTGGTGAACATGCTGGGCCGGGCCGACGGCACCGGGTTCACGGTGACCGGGCCGGTGTGGGAGTACTTCCGCGTCCAGGAGCGCATGTTCAAGCCCCAGCTGCGCCGCAGCCCCTTCCTGGAGGGCCAGGCCGAGGAACTGCGCGAGGCGCTCATCGAGCACGCCATGGACGGGCTGCTCCGCGAGATCTCCCTCGACCAGGCCAACGGCCTGCTCGGCAAGACCTGCATCCACCCCTCCCACGTGCTGCCCGTGCACGCACTCTCCGTGGTCAGCCACGAGGAGTTCAGTGACGCCCAGGACATCCTGCGGCCGGAGCGCGGCGGTGGCGGGGTGCTCAGGTCGCAGTACACGAACAAAATGAATGAAGTGAAGCCGCACCGCGCCTGGGCCGAGCGGACCCTGCTGCGCGCCGAGGTCTTCGGTGTGGCCAACGAGGACATCGGCTTCGTGGAGCTCCTCGCCGCCGGAATCCCCGGCTGA
- a CDS encoding phosphoribosyltransferase, translating into MNKAVNDGGRPGPDGVWSGTWVAERLGVELVGDDQLTDLLGLALRRNPKRAHLLVSHVLGKHVPQSPRVVYDHGLALGRRVRELLGTEEASRAVVLGYAETATGLGHCVADGIGLAPYLHSTRRPVPGLTPAGGFEESHSHATSHLLLPENPGLLSGDGPLVLVDDEFSTGNTILNTIRDLHARYPRGRYVVVALVDMRSPKDADRLDAFAREIDARVDLVAAASGTVHLPEGVLEKGQALVARFEMPHSGARGTARSTPTGPQRTIKRIDLHWPHGLPDGGRHGFTPAHRIRLEAALPPMAAHLAQALPATAHRVHILGFEELMYIPLRLAHQLEQTTDAQVTYSTTTRSPVLAVDDPGYAIRSRITFPAHDTPADGPGDRYAYNIAGAGFDAVIAVVDSTADTPELHAPDGLLAQLAAHTEQVVLVVVPSHTPERPSMLPEPLRGPAFSSYAPEEVGWLLQDLSDVTLEAPTEEREEAIQSGGAHYAESLPVEYQPSEQYQELFHAALETSAGRIAQAVGAVTELVLAERSPRPVLVSLARAGTPVGVLMRRWAQFRHGLDLPHYAVSIVRGRGIDANALRWLAAHHDPRDVVFVDGWTGKGAITRELADAVKEFEDSDGITGFDPEIAVLADPGSCVRTYGTREDFLIPSACLNSTVSGLISRTVLRADLVGADDFHGAKFYRELAGADVSVAFLDAVAGRFPEVVDAVDAQTKELLSGDRAPTWEGWAAVERISEEYGIHDVNLVKPGVGETTRVLLRRVPWKILAKAGAGADLDHVRLLAEQRGVPVEEVAELPYTCVGLIHPKYTRGATGADGRAVNV; encoded by the coding sequence ATGAACAAGGCAGTGAACGACGGGGGCCGGCCGGGACCGGACGGGGTCTGGTCCGGGACGTGGGTGGCCGAACGGCTCGGCGTCGAACTCGTGGGCGACGATCAGCTGACCGACCTGCTGGGGCTGGCCCTGCGCCGCAACCCCAAGCGGGCCCACCTGCTCGTCTCCCACGTCCTCGGCAAGCACGTACCCCAGTCACCGCGTGTGGTCTACGACCACGGGCTCGCCCTCGGTCGCCGGGTGCGGGAGCTGCTGGGCACCGAGGAGGCGAGCCGCGCGGTCGTCCTCGGCTACGCCGAGACCGCCACCGGCCTCGGCCACTGTGTCGCCGACGGCATCGGTCTCGCCCCCTACCTCCACTCCACCCGCCGCCCGGTCCCGGGCCTCACCCCGGCAGGCGGCTTCGAGGAGTCCCACTCCCACGCCACGTCACACCTGCTCCTCCCGGAGAATCCCGGCCTCCTCTCCGGCGACGGCCCCCTCGTCCTCGTCGACGACGAGTTCTCCACGGGCAACACGATCCTCAACACGATCCGCGACCTGCACGCGCGCTACCCGCGAGGGCGGTACGTCGTCGTAGCCCTGGTCGACATGCGCTCACCGAAGGACGCGGACCGCCTGGACGCCTTCGCCCGGGAGATAGACGCGAGGGTGGACCTGGTGGCAGCGGCGTCGGGCACGGTGCACCTGCCCGAAGGGGTACTGGAGAAGGGCCAGGCCCTCGTAGCGCGGTTCGAGATGCCTCACTCAGGGGCGCGGGGAACTGCGCGATCAACCCCCACCGGCCCGCAGCGAACAATCAAGCGGATCGACCTCCACTGGCCCCACGGCCTCCCCGACGGCGGCCGCCACGGCTTCACCCCGGCCCACCGAATACGCCTGGAAGCCGCCCTCCCCCCAATGGCGGCCCACCTCGCACAAGCCCTCCCCGCCACAGCCCACCGCGTACACATCCTCGGCTTCGAAGAGCTGATGTACATCCCTCTCCGCCTGGCCCACCAGCTGGAGCAGACCACAGACGCCCAGGTCACCTACTCCACCACCACCCGCTCACCCGTACTCGCCGTGGACGACCCGGGCTACGCGATCCGCAGCCGCATCACCTTCCCGGCCCACGACACCCCCGCCGACGGCCCCGGCGACCGCTACGCCTACAACATCGCGGGCGCCGGCTTCGACGCCGTGATCGCCGTGGTCGACTCCACCGCCGACACCCCCGAACTGCACGCCCCCGACGGCCTCCTGGCCCAACTCGCCGCACACACCGAGCAGGTCGTCCTCGTGGTCGTCCCCAGCCACACCCCCGAAAGGCCCTCCATGCTCCCCGAGCCCCTCCGAGGCCCCGCCTTCTCCTCGTACGCCCCCGAGGAGGTCGGCTGGCTGCTCCAGGACCTCTCGGACGTGACGCTGGAGGCGCCGACCGAGGAGCGCGAGGAGGCCATCCAGAGCGGCGGCGCGCACTACGCGGAGTCGCTGCCGGTGGAGTACCAGCCGAGCGAGCAGTACCAGGAGCTGTTCCACGCGGCGCTGGAGACATCGGCGGGGCGGATCGCGCAGGCGGTCGGCGCGGTCACCGAACTCGTCCTCGCCGAGCGGTCCCCGCGGCCCGTGCTCGTCTCGCTGGCCCGCGCCGGTACGCCCGTCGGCGTGCTGATGCGCCGCTGGGCCCAGTTCCGGCACGGCCTGGACCTGCCCCACTACGCCGTGTCGATCGTGCGCGGCCGGGGCATCGACGCCAACGCCCTGCGCTGGCTGGCCGCCCACCACGACCCCCGGGACGTCGTCTTCGTCGACGGCTGGACCGGCAAGGGTGCCATCACCCGCGAACTCGCCGACGCCGTCAAGGAGTTCGAGGACTCCGACGGCATCACCGGCTTCGACCCGGAGATCGCGGTACTCGCCGACCCCGGCTCGTGCGTGCGGACGTACGGCACCCGCGAGGACTTCCTGATCCCGTCCGCGTGCCTCAACTCCACGGTCTCCGGCCTGATCTCACGCACCGTCCTGCGCGCGGACCTGGTCGGCGCCGACGACTTCCACGGCGCGAAGTTCTACCGCGAACTCGCCGGAGCCGACGTGTCGGTGGCCTTCCTGGACGCGGTCGCCGGCCGCTTCCCCGAGGTCGTGGACGCCGTCGACGCGCAGACCAAGGAACTGCTGTCCGGCGACCGCGCCCCGACCTGGGAGGGCTGGGCGGCCGTGGAGCGCATCAGCGAGGAGTACGGCATCCACGACGTCAACCTCGTCAAGCCCGGCGTCGGCGAGACCACCCGCGTGCTGCTGCGCCGGGTGCCCTGGAAGATCCTCGCGAAGGCCGGCGCGGGCGCCGACCTCGACCATGTCCGACTGCTCGCCGAACAGAGAGGTGTCCCGGTGGAAGAGGTCGCCGAACTCCCGTACACCTGCGTGGGGTTGATCCACCCCAAGTACACGCGGGGCGCCACGGGCGCCGACGGCCGGGCGGTGAACGTCTGA